A region from the Bacillus sp. 2205SS5-2 genome encodes:
- the arcA gene encoding arginine deiminase — protein MKYPLHVRSEIGELKTVILHRPGREVENLTPEYLQRLLFDDIPFLPAIQKEHDYFANALRNRGVEVLYLETLVEEALHTEKLREQFIDQMLEESKSNINGARQNLKDYLLSGTTKEMIEKVMSGVLKTEIEQDKKVHLYELMADHYPFYLDPMPNLYFTRDPAAVIGPGISINKMNESARVRESIFMDYIMKYHPRFASHDIPKWITRDSRFSMEGGDQLVLDKHTVAVGVSARSTAQGIEKMAVNLFKNQKDITKVIAVEIPKSRAFMHLDTVFTMVDYDKFTIHPAIQGPEGNMRIFILEKGEEEGRVKIAERSNLAETLKEVLGLENIVLIPCGGGDPIAAAREQWNDGSNTLAIAPGVVMTYDRNYVSNELLRQHGLEVIEIPSSELSRGRGGPRCMSMPIYREDI, from the coding sequence ATGAAATACCCACTCCATGTTAGATCAGAAATCGGAGAACTAAAAACTGTTATCTTACACCGACCAGGAAGAGAAGTTGAGAATTTAACACCCGAATATTTACAACGATTGTTGTTTGATGATATTCCTTTTCTTCCAGCTATACAAAAGGAACATGATTATTTCGCAAATGCACTCCGTAATCGAGGTGTAGAGGTTTTATATTTAGAAACACTTGTCGAAGAAGCGCTTCATACGGAGAAACTTCGTGAACAGTTCATTGATCAAATGCTTGAAGAAAGTAAATCGAATATTAACGGTGCACGACAAAACTTGAAGGATTATTTACTTAGTGGAACTACGAAGGAAATGATTGAAAAGGTGATGTCTGGCGTACTGAAAACGGAAATTGAACAAGATAAGAAAGTTCATTTATACGAATTGATGGCGGATCATTATCCATTCTATTTAGATCCAATGCCTAACTTGTATTTTACAAGAGATCCAGCTGCCGTTATTGGACCTGGGATCTCGATTAATAAAATGAATGAGAGTGCAAGGGTAAGAGAATCGATTTTCATGGACTATATTATGAAGTATCATCCACGATTTGCGAGCCATGATATTCCGAAATGGATTACACGGGATTCTCGCTTTTCAATGGAGGGCGGCGATCAGCTTGTACTGGATAAGCACACCGTTGCTGTCGGAGTGAGTGCACGGTCGACGGCTCAAGGCATCGAAAAAATGGCCGTAAATCTTTTTAAAAACCAGAAGGATATTACGAAGGTTATAGCTGTTGAAATTCCGAAATCCCGAGCATTCATGCACCTTGATACAGTCTTTACAATGGTTGATTACGATAAATTTACCATTCATCCAGCCATCCAAGGGCCAGAAGGAAATATGCGAATTTTTATCCTTGAAAAAGGGGAAGAAGAAGGACGAGTCAAGATTGCCGAACGCAGCAACTTAGCAGAGACCTTAAAAGAGGTTCTTGGATTAGAAAATATTGTCTTAATTCCATGTGGTGGTGGTGATCCAATTGCAGCAGCACGTGAGCAATGGAATGACGGATCTAATACACTAGCCATTGCCCCGGGAGTCGTGATGACATATGACCGGAACTATGTTTCTAATGAACTATTAAGACAGCACGGTTTAGAGGTAATTGAAATACCAAGCTCGGAGCTTTCAAGAGGTCGTGGAGGCCCGCGTTGCATGAGTATGCCAATCTACCGTGAAGACATTTAG
- the argF gene encoding ornithine carbamoyltransferase, whose amino-acid sequence MNLKKRNFLTLRDYTSEEIEYLIDTSIAFKNLKNEGVPHRVLDGKNIALLFEKPSTRTRCAFVVACVDLGAHPEYLGKNDVQFGKKESVEDTAIVLGRMFDGIEFRGFKHETVVGLAEFAGVPVWNGLTDLYHPTQILADFMTIKEKLGHLKGVKFAYVGDARNNMGNSLLIGAAKMGMDFRAIAPKELFPSDEIVTYAKELAKETGAKITLTEDVAEGVEGADVIYTDVWVSMGEEAQYEERINMLKSYQVNKTMMDLTGKDHTLFMHCLPAFHDLETAVGREINEKYGLTEMEVSDEVFRSKNSVVFDEAENRMHTIKAVMATTLAEGDIDELFKRREVTSAT is encoded by the coding sequence ATGAACTTAAAAAAACGCAACTTCTTAACATTAAGAGATTACACTTCTGAAGAGATTGAATACCTCATCGATACGTCCATTGCCTTTAAAAATTTAAAAAATGAAGGCGTTCCACATCGCGTTCTAGATGGAAAAAATATTGCGCTATTATTTGAAAAACCTTCAACTCGGACACGTTGTGCTTTTGTTGTTGCATGTGTGGACTTAGGGGCTCATCCTGAATATTTAGGCAAAAATGATGTTCAGTTTGGGAAAAAAGAATCGGTAGAAGATACGGCGATTGTGCTTGGACGCATGTTTGATGGAATTGAATTCCGTGGCTTTAAGCATGAAACAGTTGTAGGGTTAGCCGAGTTTGCTGGCGTACCAGTATGGAACGGACTAACGGATCTTTATCATCCAACACAAATTTTGGCGGACTTTATGACAATCAAAGAAAAACTTGGACACTTAAAAGGCGTGAAGTTTGCTTATGTCGGAGACGCTAGAAATAATATGGGTAACTCTTTATTAATTGGAGCGGCAAAGATGGGCATGGATTTCCGTGCCATTGCACCAAAAGAACTATTCCCATCTGATGAAATCGTTACTTATGCTAAGGAGCTAGCGAAAGAAACAGGCGCTAAGATCACCTTAACTGAGGATGTAGCAGAAGGTGTGGAAGGAGCAGATGTCATTTACACAGATGTGTGGGTTTCAATGGGTGAAGAAGCTCAATATGAAGAACGAATCAACATGTTAAAATCATACCAAGTAAATAAAACCATGATGGATTTAACAGGTAAAGATCATACGCTCTTTATGCACTGTTTACCAGCTTTTCATGATCTTGAGACGGCAGTAGGTCGAGAGATTAATGAAAAATATGGTCTAACAGAAATGGAAGTTTCGGATGAGGTGTTCCGAAGTAAGAATTCTGTGGTTTTTGATGAGGCAGAAAATCGGATGCATACCATTAAAGCGGTCATGGCAACAACATTAGCGGAAGGTGATATTGATGAGCTTTTTAAACGAAGAGAGGTTACTAGCGCAACTTAA
- a CDS encoding M20 family metallopeptidase, which translates to MSFLNEERLLAQLKKNESELHESLKQLVSIPSVLDETSPNTSFGEGIQLALEQTLQLCEDLGFRTFCDPKGYYGYAEIGEGEEMVGILGHLDVVPAGNLSSWNSPPFEPIIKEGKMFGRGTQDDKGPTLAAVYAAKTLMDLGLSFPKRLRFIFGTDEETLWRCMSRYQEQEEMPNMGFVPDSSFPLTFAEKGLLQLHLSAENTSNLLLEGGNAFNAVPDQIRYKGTDQVKLASVLKELNYKYEQDSTGVTVFGKSAHAQVPEEGINAISRLAIALKRLGNQSKAIQFIAEMIGEDSYASKIFGQCEDSVSGKLKFNIGKLELNEKEKLSIDIRIPVTTDKSTIVDKLQKVAQSYGLEYQEFDWLPSIYVPLDHVLVKTLMKIYQEETGDVTSKPISAGGATYARAVENSVAFGAMFPGRPKVEHQPNEYIDLADLFLAMKIYSKAIYQLTR; encoded by the coding sequence ATGAGCTTTTTAAACGAAGAGAGGTTACTAGCGCAACTTAAAAAAAATGAATCTGAGCTTCACGAATCCCTAAAACAACTTGTATCGATTCCAAGTGTCCTTGATGAGACTTCTCCAAACACATCGTTTGGAGAAGGCATCCAACTAGCGTTAGAGCAAACACTTCAATTATGTGAAGATCTAGGATTTCGAACATTTTGTGATCCAAAAGGATATTACGGCTATGCTGAAATCGGTGAAGGCGAAGAGATGGTGGGAATACTCGGCCATCTCGATGTCGTCCCGGCTGGAAATTTAAGTAGCTGGAACTCTCCTCCATTTGAGCCAATCATTAAAGAAGGGAAAATGTTCGGAAGAGGAACGCAGGATGATAAGGGACCTACTCTCGCAGCGGTGTATGCGGCGAAGACCTTAATGGATCTTGGCCTTTCCTTTCCAAAACGCCTTCGCTTTATTTTTGGAACAGATGAAGAAACACTTTGGCGTTGTATGAGTAGGTATCAAGAGCAGGAAGAAATGCCAAACATGGGCTTTGTCCCAGACTCTAGCTTTCCGCTTACCTTCGCAGAAAAAGGTTTGCTACAGCTTCACTTAAGCGCTGAAAATACATCAAATCTCCTTCTTGAAGGAGGGAATGCATTTAACGCGGTACCGGATCAAATTCGTTACAAGGGGACAGATCAAGTCAAACTAGCGTCTGTTTTAAAGGAGTTGAACTACAAGTATGAGCAGGATTCCACAGGAGTTACCGTATTTGGGAAATCAGCTCATGCTCAAGTACCTGAAGAAGGAATCAATGCGATTAGTCGCTTAGCGATTGCGTTGAAAAGGCTGGGAAATCAGTCGAAAGCCATTCAATTTATCGCAGAAATGATCGGTGAAGATTCTTATGCAAGTAAGATATTCGGTCAATGCGAGGATTCTGTAAGTGGAAAATTAAAATTTAACATCGGGAAATTGGAACTGAATGAGAAAGAGAAGCTCTCCATTGATATTCGAATTCCTGTCACTACCGATAAATCAACAATTGTTGATAAGCTACAGAAAGTAGCGCAAAGTTATGGTCTTGAATATCAAGAGTTTGATTGGTTACCTTCAATTTATGTGCCACTAGATCATGTGTTAGTGAAAACACTGATGAAGATTTACCAAGAGGAGACAGGGGATGTAACGTCAAAGCCGATTTCAGCAGGTGGTGCAACGTATGCTCGAGCGGTTGAGAATTCGGTAGCGTTTGGTGCGATGTTTCCAGGTCGACCAAAGGTGGAACACCAACCAAATGAATATATCGATTTAGCGGATCTCTTTCTAGCGATGAAAATTTATAGCAAAGCCATTTATCAATTAACCCGATAG
- the arcC gene encoding carbamate kinase, with product MKKQKVVIALGGNAIQTGNGATAADQRQACFETAKELARIIKSGHEVVISHGNGPQVGNIVLQQLQNESEKIPAMPLDTCGAMSQGMIGYWLANALHEVFQQEGIEKEVSTMVTQVLVDKKDPAFLQPTKPIGSFYTEEEANELIEKNGYVMKSDAGRGYRRVVPSPKPIDIVEKHSIQALVNQEFVVIAGGGGGIPVVEQEGKLIGVEAVIDKDFATEKMAELIDADVLLILTAVEKIAINFGEPNQKNIDEMTYEQALSYIEQNHFAPGSMLPKVEAALAFVDSKPGRKVIITSLDKAYEALQGNAGTAVISRATCFSE from the coding sequence ATGAAGAAACAAAAGGTGGTTATTGCTTTAGGTGGAAATGCAATTCAAACGGGAAATGGTGCGACAGCAGCAGATCAACGTCAAGCGTGTTTTGAAACAGCGAAAGAGTTGGCTAGAATCATCAAATCCGGTCATGAAGTCGTAATTTCTCATGGAAACGGACCTCAAGTTGGAAATATCGTACTACAGCAATTGCAGAATGAAAGTGAGAAGATTCCGGCGATGCCCTTAGATACATGTGGTGCGATGAGTCAAGGAATGATTGGCTATTGGTTAGCTAATGCACTTCATGAAGTTTTCCAACAAGAAGGCATCGAAAAAGAAGTATCAACCATGGTGACACAAGTTCTGGTTGATAAAAAGGATCCAGCGTTCCTACAGCCAACAAAGCCAATCGGTTCTTTTTACACAGAAGAAGAAGCGAACGAACTGATTGAGAAAAATGGTTACGTCATGAAAAGCGATGCAGGAAGAGGGTATCGTCGTGTCGTACCTTCTCCAAAACCAATCGATATTGTCGAGAAGCACAGTATTCAGGCACTAGTGAACCAAGAATTTGTTGTGATTGCTGGGGGCGGTGGCGGTATCCCGGTTGTAGAGCAGGAAGGGAAGCTAATCGGTGTAGAAGCCGTTATCGATAAGGATTTTGCGACAGAAAAAATGGCTGAGCTAATAGATGCCGATGTGCTCCTAATCTTAACAGCTGTTGAAAAAATTGCGATTAATTTTGGAGAACCAAATCAAAAAAACATTGATGAAATGACTTATGAGCAAGCACTTTCGTATATCGAACAAAACCACTTTGCACCGGGTAGTATGCTTCCAAAAGTAGAAGCAGCTCTCGCTTTTGTTGATTCAAAACCGGGCAGAAAGGTAATTATTACTTCCTTAGACAAGGCATATGAAGCATTGCAAGGAAATGCCGGAACTGCAGTTATCTCAAGAGCAACCTGTTTTTCGGAGTAG
- a CDS encoding YfcC family protein, with translation MKKFKMPTAFTILFLIIIAVAILTWIVPAGQYEYVDPTASTLEPVPGTFSEAEQNPQGLWEVLYAPIKGFFDAQDIALFVIVIGGFLGIVMKTGAIDAGIGNVVRKLEGREKIMIPILMTLFALGGTTYGMAEETIAFYPLIIPIIIAAGYDALTAVLIIAVGSGIGVLGSTVNPFATGIASGFAGISIGDGIVLRLVILVISLVIGILYVMRYAENVKKDPSKSLVAHLHKEHKEQFLKGNDTVEVVELTGRRKAVLWVFGLTFLIMILGVIPWAWKFNITLFEDINNAILGVPVLGDVLGGVLPLGDWWFGELALLFLVASIIIGLIYRLDEEQLTGSFVDGARDLLGVALIIGVSRGITVVMNDGGMTASVLHWGEGLLADLGSVTFANLSFLFFLPLSFLVPSTSGLATLSMPIMAPLADFAGVERAIVITAYQSASGIINLITPTSAVIMGALAIARVPYDIFFKFMWKILIVLTILVMLLLSIAVLL, from the coding sequence ATGAAAAAGTTCAAAATGCCTACAGCGTTTACGATCTTATTCTTAATTATTATTGCGGTAGCGATCTTAACCTGGATCGTGCCAGCAGGTCAATATGAATACGTTGATCCAACGGCTTCTACGTTAGAGCCAGTCCCAGGAACATTTTCTGAGGCGGAGCAAAATCCACAAGGTCTTTGGGAAGTACTTTATGCACCGATTAAAGGATTCTTTGATGCCCAAGATATCGCCTTGTTTGTCATAGTAATCGGTGGATTCTTAGGTATCGTCATGAAAACAGGAGCGATTGACGCAGGAATTGGAAATGTGGTTCGAAAGCTAGAGGGTCGAGAGAAAATTATGATTCCGATTTTAATGACTCTCTTTGCACTTGGAGGAACAACTTACGGAATGGCCGAAGAAACAATTGCGTTCTATCCGTTAATCATTCCGATTATCATCGCTGCGGGATATGATGCGCTCACCGCTGTACTGATCATTGCAGTAGGTTCAGGTATTGGGGTATTAGGCTCGACCGTTAATCCCTTTGCAACAGGTATTGCTTCTGGTTTTGCCGGAATTTCAATTGGGGACGGTATCGTGCTACGCTTAGTTATATTAGTCATTTCCCTGGTCATCGGTATTCTTTACGTAATGCGTTATGCAGAGAATGTGAAGAAAGATCCAAGCAAGTCTTTAGTTGCTCATTTACACAAAGAGCATAAGGAGCAGTTTTTAAAAGGAAATGACACCGTTGAAGTAGTTGAATTAACTGGAAGAAGAAAAGCCGTTCTTTGGGTATTCGGACTTACCTTCTTAATTATGATTCTAGGTGTTATTCCATGGGCTTGGAAGTTCAATATTACTCTTTTTGAAGATATAAATAATGCGATCTTGGGAGTGCCTGTGTTAGGTGATGTACTTGGAGGCGTTCTTCCATTAGGAGATTGGTGGTTTGGTGAACTAGCGCTCCTATTCTTAGTCGCTTCAATTATCATCGGCTTAATTTATCGCTTAGATGAGGAGCAGTTAACAGGCTCGTTTGTCGATGGCGCAAGAGATTTACTTGGAGTAGCACTCATTATTGGTGTATCTCGGGGAATTACGGTGGTGATGAATGATGGTGGAATGACTGCATCCGTGCTTCACTGGGGAGAAGGTCTACTAGCTGATCTTGGTTCAGTAACGTTTGCCAATCTATCATTCTTATTCTTTTTACCACTATCCTTTTTAGTCCCATCAACATCAGGGCTCGCTACGCTCTCGATGCCAATTATGGCACCACTTGCCGATTTTGCAGGTGTAGAACGAGCGATTGTCATTACGGCGTATCAATCAGCTTCTGGAATTATTAACTTAATTACCCCAACTTCAGCAGTTATTATGGGTGCTTTAGCCATTGCACGTGTACCATATGATATTTTCTTCAAATTTATGTGGAAGATTCTGATTGTCTTAACGATTTTGGTCATGCTGTTATTAAGTATTGCGGTTCTTCTATAA